CAGGGCAAAATCTTCCTAACTCCTCTTTGTCTAAACAATCTCCATCTTTAAATCATAATGAACATAATTTTAAATTTTCACGAAGTAATATAGAAAATAATAAACGTGTTTCTCCTGAGATACATAGTCGTATTAATTGGCATTATGCTAATTTAATGGATGAATCGGAAATTAAGTTTTTAGCTTCTTCTAATATTATTTTTTGCCGCAATGTATTTATTTATTTTTCTCAAAATTCTATTCGCAAAACTTTGCAAGTGTTTGCTGAGTATATGCCAACCCCAGCCTATTTGTGTGTGGCGGCTTCTGAGTCTTTGCTAAAGTTAACTTCAGATTTTGAGCTTCAAGAAATTGGGGGGGCTTTTATTTACGTCAAATCTTAAGATATTAATAAAAAATCAACCATTTCGGCTCCTAGGCTAAAAAATATAGGTCAACTATTGAGTGTCTGGGCTTTCTTTTAGTAATAACCTCTAACCTGATTAATCGAAAAAAACTATGGATCGAGTTGTGCGTGTTTTAGTTGTAGACGATTCTGCTTATATTCGCAAAGTTGTCAAGAAAATGTTGTCGCGCAGTCCTTTTATTGAAGTAGTGGGGACGGCTCGTGATGGCCAAGAGGCTCTGGAATTGGTCGAACAACTCCACCCTGATGTTTTGACTCTTGATTTGATTATGCCGAATATGGATGGGTTGGAGCTTTTGCACGCTCTGCGTAAACGCCGGCCTGTCCCAACAATTATTTTGAGTATTGCCAGCGAGACGGGGGAAATGGCTCTTGAGGCGCTGGCTGCCGGTGCGGTTGATTTTGTCCAAAAACCAACGGCTTTGGCAACGGAAAAGGTTTTAGATATTACTGAGGAGTTGATTCAAAAGGTAAAAGCTGCTTCTGTTGTGTCTTTGGCTAATTTGCAGAAGGTTGTGGGTTCTGTTGCGCCTCCTGCAATGGTTTTGCCGATGGTTGGTTCTAAGACGATTGATATGGTTGTGATCGGTATTTCTACTGGGGGCCCTCAAGCTTTGAGTTTTTTGATTCCTCAGTTGCCGGCGGATTTGTCTGTGCCGATGGCCATTGTTTTGCATATGCCGGTGGGCTATACAGAGTTATATGCAAATCGTCTTAATGAAATGTGCTCGGTTAAGGTGGTGGAGGCTAAGGATGGTGTGGAGGTTTCTCCGGGTGTGGTTTTGGTTGCACCGGCTGGCCGGCATTTAAAATTTAGTCGTCAGCCGGATGGTAAGGTGGTGACTGTTTTGGATGCTCGTCCGTTTGATACTCTCCACCGGCCTAGTGTTGATGTTTTATTTCAATCGGCGGCTGAGGTTTTTGGTGATCGGGTTTTGGGCGTTGTAATGACGGGAATGGGAAGTGATGGTAAACAGGGGGCTGCTTGGGTTAAATCGGCTGGGGGTACTATTTTTTCTGAGGCTGAGAAAACTTGTGTGGTTTATGGGATGCCTCGCTCTGTGGTTGAGGCTGGTTTGAGTGATCGGGTTATTCCTCTTGATCAAATGGCTTCGGCGATTCTTGATATGTTATGAGGTATGCCCAATTGGTGCAATATTAGTTTTTTGTTAGAAGTGGAGGTCTCAAGAAAGAAGGCCGGTGTTATTTTATGGAGAAAATAGTTTCTAAGTTTTTAATTCTTTTTTGTAAGTTTTGGAAGTTTTTATGATTTTCTAGGAGTTTTGACTTGCCAACGTACCTGATAGATAAAGTGCCGGTGGCAAGCAATAGGTGTTGTTCAAAATCAATCTCCTAGCTTGTTGCCCTCTCTAAAAAAAAGACATTTTATGACAGTTATTCCTCATTAATTCTTCGGCTAAATCTGACCAATTTTCCATTACATCTATCCATAAAAATCCATATTATCCTATCCGAAAGTTACTATGAAGTTTACAGAATCGTCCTACTTATTGGCGGCGATTAATATATTTTTGTTGCCCCAATTACCTAATTTTTTAACCCTTGTAAGGTTGTTATAGTAAAAGCAATTGCTATTGATAAAATTGGGGTAACATTTTCGATTGGGAGTCAAGGTACAATTAAGACCGTTCTTTTTTTACCACACTCGGCTCGCGCTTTCCAACCCATAGGGCTGTTAGCCTTCTTTTCACCCCTTTAGACGTTTTGCTCTATTCCGCCGGCAATTCCACCGTAAAACAGGTTTCGTTTGCCTCACTAGTTACCCAGATAGAACCCCCAAAAAGTTTAACTAAACGCTTAATCAGTGCTAAACCTAACCCTGTCCCCCCTTTGTTCCAGGGATCTCCGTTAGGAATTCGATAGAACTTGTCAAAAACACGCTCAAATTCATCTGGAGAAATTGTAACACCAGTGTTGATAACACTCAGGCAAATAGTTGGAGGAAATGCTTCCTTCTTCGTAGCAATCAAGATAATACTTGCTTCTGGAGGCGAATATTTACAGGCGTTGTTAATCAGTTCTGTCAGAATCCTCTGAAGAGAAAGTGGATCAATTCTAACTAAGGGTAAAGAATCAGCAACGTTCACTTCAAATGTTTGCCGGTGACTTTGTACCCGAAGCATGAATCCTTCAATTTCTTGAGAAAGCCAATCTTGGAAATTTAAAGAAATTATATTAATCCGCTGCTCTTTAGCTTCAAAACGTTGCAAATCTAACAAATCATTAACTAAATTAATTTCTCGATCACATTCACTGTGAAGAATTTGCAAATAAGAATTGCATTTATTAACATTATCCGATAATTCACTACTTTCTTGACTCAACATTAGATTTTGCGACATAAATCGTTCGAGTAATTGAATTGCCATTAGCATATTTGTTAGAGGAGTCCGCAGTTCGTGAGAAACTGTACTAAGAAAGTCATCTTTTAGCTGATTGAGGCACTGAAGTTCTTTCACTTGCGCTTGAGCAGTTTCATAAAGACGAGCTTGCCGAATGGCGATCACACATTGATTGATTACTTGCTTTACTAACCGAATCTCTAAATCATTCAAAACGCGATCAGCATAACTAATCAGCCAGATGTCACCAATTACTTCCTCGTCTTTGAGAGGAAAAGCAAACAGAGAAACTTTCCCGCGATCAGAGTGAGCAGCAAGAGAACAAAACTGCACAGATTCTCCTCGCAGAAGTTGCTGATAAATTTCTAAAGAGCTATCCATGTGAATTGTTCGGTTTTGATAGCCTCCAATAGAAGCAGTATATTCATACTTAACATGAGTAAGACGGTTTTCTAAATCATAGATAGCCGCGTTGCAACATCCTAGTTCTAGTGCCCAACAAAGTTCTTGAACAACAGTTTGCAGAACTGTGCCCTCGTTAAGCGAGTCACGAACCCGATCCGTAATATGCTTTAAAGCCGATTCAAACTCTAAAGAACGTTCAAGTTCAGTGGTTCGTTCTCGAATTGCAACATTCAATTTTTGAGCATAATTGTCTAGTGTGTCATTCATTTGCCGCACTTGCTGCATCAAACGATGTTGTTCAATAAGCCGCTGAACTCGCTGTTGTAAAATTGCCCGATTAATAGGTTTTGTCACATAGTCAACTGCGCCGGCTTCAAAAGCACGGACAATAGAAGCATTATCATTTAGATTAGTCACCATTAAAACCGGCACCGGAAAAGATTGTTCGGAATTACACAATTGATAACAACAGGTAAAGCCATCCATAACCGGCATCATTGCGTCTAGTAAGACAAGATCGGGAGAATAATGTTTGTAAAATAGTAAAGCTTCTTCACCGTTAACAGCCTCAATAACTTGAAAACCTTCCTTTTCAACTAAGAAGCGAAGAATTTGTCGCATTCCCCGGTCATCATCTACAATTAAAACCAAACCTTTTTTAGTTGAGACTGGATTAGTTTGTTTGTTGCTATTTAACATTTCTATATATGTTGTGACTAACATTGATAAAATTTCCTATGTAAATAGATGTGTGTTCTTAAAAAAACTGTACTTGGGTAAGAACAAAACTGATAAGCTTATTGCATTAACAGACAATAGATTAAGGTAAAATAAGCTTCATCATCAGGATCGGGTTGGTGGGATAGCAATAAACACTTTTTGCTTTCTTTGATAACTAATAAGTTGTAGTTATTCGTAAAATAAAAATCTTCAGATGTGTATCCCCAAGAAAAAAGCTTTTTTGTTAATTCGCTAACAATAATATCTTTAACTTGAATTTCTGGGTCTAAAAGTTCTGAGTATTGAAATAACCAGAAAGCCGATTCTGGATGAGTCTCAATAAGTTCAATAACCGCAGTTACTAGAACATCTTTTATATGATTG
This portion of the Leptolyngbyaceae cyanobacterium genome encodes:
- a CDS encoding response regulator; translated protein: MLVTTYIEMLNSNKQTNPVSTKKGLVLIVDDDRGMRQILRFLVEKEGFQVIEAVNGEEALLFYKHYSPDLVLLDAMMPVMDGFTCCYQLCNSEQSFPVPVLMVTNLNDNASIVRAFEAGAVDYVTKPINRAILQQRVQRLIEQHRLMQQVRQMNDTLDNYAQKLNVAIRERTTELERSLEFESALKHITDRVRDSLNEGTVLQTVVQELCWALELGCCNAAIYDLENRLTHVKYEYTASIGGYQNRTIHMDSSLEIYQQLLRGESVQFCSLAAHSDRGKVSLFAFPLKDEEVIGDIWLISYADRVLNDLEIRLVKQVINQCVIAIRQARLYETAQAQVKELQCLNQLKDDFLSTVSHELRTPLTNMLMAIQLLERFMSQNLMLSQESSELSDNVNKCNSYLQILHSECDREINLVNDLLDLQRFEAKEQRINIISLNFQDWLSQEIEGFMLRVQSHRQTFEVNVADSLPLVRIDPLSLQRILTELINNACKYSPPEASIILIATKKEAFPPTICLSVINTGVTISPDEFERVFDKFYRIPNGDPWNKGGTGLGLALIKRLVKLFGGSIWVTSEANETCFTVELPAE
- the cheB gene encoding chemotaxis-specific protein-glutamate methyltransferase CheB: MDRVVRVLVVDDSAYIRKVVKKMLSRSPFIEVVGTARDGQEALELVEQLHPDVLTLDLIMPNMDGLELLHALRKRRPVPTIILSIASETGEMALEALAAGAVDFVQKPTALATEKVLDITEELIQKVKAASVVSLANLQKVVGSVAPPAMVLPMVGSKTIDMVVIGISTGGPQALSFLIPQLPADLSVPMAIVLHMPVGYTELYANRLNEMCSVKVVEAKDGVEVSPGVVLVAPAGRHLKFSRQPDGKVVTVLDARPFDTLHRPSVDVLFQSAAEVFGDRVLGVVMTGMGSDGKQGAAWVKSAGGTIFSEAEKTCVVYGMPRSVVEAGLSDRVIPLDQMASAILDML